Proteins encoded together in one Chryseobacterium sp. G0201 window:
- a CDS encoding polysaccharide biosynthesis protein produces the protein MGNVFKIKELRYIPRWVVFFIDISIISFSILISHLLLKNLNVKINFIEYRKEKILAVIAVNVLFMFLFKTYAGIVRHSTFFDFFKIVWSSGSTLFVLLGLNFISESVLGKSVYLYPGLFLFFFISIFLMFFFRMLTKQFFSLFIGAKNTSSKIRIAVVGIEDESVSLANAIIHNPTHPYQLAGFLNTRSDCKKAVLLGHKIFSKKEFLTSTHLTKQFDAILIKEVLTKADMEEWTALALDKGLKVLKVPVINKINEGGIIGEIRPIQIEDLLDRTPIKIKSEDVRSRHFNKSVLVTGGAGSIGSEIVRQVAQLNSSIIVVVDQAESPLHELKLELLERFPNQRFKFILADISNSYRLEKLFEDHQFSIVYHAAAYKHVPLIEDNPHEAIFVNIAGTRNLALLSKKFNVNRFVMVSTDKAVNPTNVMGASKRAAELFVQSLQNCNDNCTKFITTRFGNVLGSNGSVIPHFRKQIAKGGPVTITHPDIIRYFMTIPEACELVLQAGTMGQGGEIYVFDMGKPIKILDLAKRMIKLSGYTPDVDIKIDFIGLRPGEKLYEELLTDNSTTIPTHHEKIMISKDPLMDFEDIEFLCKQIMRAAIKKDGLQVVKILKTIVPEFISNNSEFEVLDKVTENKVYQ, from the coding sequence ATGGGGAATGTTTTTAAAATCAAAGAGTTAAGATATATACCTAGATGGGTAGTTTTTTTTATCGATATTTCAATCATTTCTTTTTCTATCTTAATTTCACATTTGCTCTTAAAAAATCTGAATGTAAAAATTAATTTTATTGAATATCGTAAAGAAAAAATACTGGCAGTTATCGCTGTTAACGTTTTATTTATGTTTTTATTCAAAACATATGCAGGGATTGTAAGGCATTCTACTTTTTTTGATTTTTTTAAAATTGTATGGTCATCGGGTAGTACACTTTTTGTATTGTTGGGGCTAAATTTTATTTCAGAATCGGTATTAGGTAAATCAGTGTATTTATATCCGGGACTTTTCTTGTTTTTTTTCATTTCTATTTTTCTGATGTTTTTTTTCAGGATGCTTACTAAGCAGTTTTTCAGTTTATTTATAGGTGCTAAGAATACTTCATCCAAAATAAGAATTGCTGTCGTAGGAATAGAAGATGAATCTGTATCATTAGCAAATGCCATTATTCACAATCCAACACATCCTTATCAATTAGCAGGATTTCTTAATACAAGATCGGATTGTAAAAAAGCTGTGTTACTTGGACATAAAATTTTTAGTAAAAAGGAATTTCTTACAAGTACTCATTTGACAAAGCAATTTGATGCTATTTTAATTAAAGAAGTGTTGACGAAGGCGGATATGGAAGAATGGACGGCTCTCGCATTAGACAAAGGGTTGAAAGTGTTAAAAGTACCTGTAATTAATAAAATAAATGAAGGCGGAATTATTGGAGAAATACGCCCGATTCAGATTGAAGATTTACTCGACCGTACACCTATTAAAATAAAAAGTGAAGATGTAAGAAGCCGTCATTTTAATAAAAGTGTTTTGGTAACAGGAGGTGCCGGCTCTATAGGAAGTGAAATTGTAAGACAGGTTGCCCAGTTGAATTCATCAATTATTGTTGTAGTCGATCAGGCCGAATCTCCTTTACATGAACTGAAGCTTGAATTGTTGGAAAGATTCCCAAACCAAAGATTCAAATTTATACTGGCAGATATTTCAAATAGTTATAGACTTGAAAAATTATTTGAGGATCATCAATTTTCAATAGTTTATCATGCGGCAGCCTACAAGCATGTACCTCTTATAGAAGATAATCCGCACGAAGCTATTTTTGTAAATATTGCAGGAACCAGAAATTTAGCTTTATTATCCAAAAAATTTAATGTTAACCGCTTTGTGATGGTCTCCACAGATAAGGCTGTGAATCCTACCAATGTTATGGGGGCTTCAAAAAGAGCAGCCGAACTTTTTGTACAGTCTTTACAAAACTGCAATGATAATTGTACAAAGTTTATTACGACACGTTTTGGGAATGTGCTGGGCTCCAACGGTTCGGTAATACCACATTTCAGGAAACAAATTGCAAAAGGTGGCCCTGTTACGATTACGCATCCCGATATCATCCGCTATTTTATGACTATTCCTGAAGCATGCGAGTTGGTGCTTCAAGCAGGAACAATGGGGCAGGGAGGTGAGATCTATGTTTTTGACATGGGTAAACCAATCAAAATTCTTGATCTGGCAAAGAGAATGATAAAATTGTCAGGGTATACCCCTGATGTTGATATTAAAATTGATTTTATTGGCTTAAGACCTGGTGAAAAGCTATATGAGGAGCTTTTGACCGACAATTCTACAACGATTCCTACACATCATGAGAAAATCATGATATCGAAAGACCCGTTGATGGACTTTGAAGATATAGAATTTTTGTGCAAACAAATTATGCGGGCAGCTATAAAGAAAGACGGATTGCAGGTGGTTAAAATTTTAAAGACCATAGTTCCGGAATTTATAAGTAATAATTCAGAATTTGAAGTGTTGGATAAAGTAACGGAAAATAAAGTGTATCAGTAA